From Penicillium psychrofluorescens genome assembly, chromosome: 6, one genomic window encodes:
- a CDS encoding uncharacterized protein (ID:PFLUO_009276-T1.cds;~source:funannotate), whose product MAQRQLSRTLPKNFTFPSMLNDEPRTPERLSSTDIDVPPPPRPSSSSCRLPRVRVRSGTDVCARMDLDLSRLQGLSDVPLPSIEIPQSGAELEAPFSDDSVTDDRRFLAPPRPRMLFKTPPAQIRGTPFESCDTGHPWPSWDQTPASTFPRPGSACSNMSDSSIESIETFASRPSVGGSCTSAESDIFENFPWEVAKEPEMESPTQPKKQLQQRPSKSDKCWSRDMDNHLWNTYQLYLQDPTITPFKMTPGSIPPLGITHRVARRAKRTWEKKRHRITESRPSRSADRSGSSTPKGAQNGVKSMWPKSDTTTRRRLKQLCRRKFSISPHYQRMMQSRSPEPVAQSFIAPAESNIHDFADGGCMPYGTRDLGVSLVAPYEPTPLSRLAEETVAPEEPKEESFNNPVFNIVECDANEISTQNLHVERASTIPRLGSPFAYSTWGPSTLKNQEHALAASARRETIHLPRHRSRPNAHSGQKVLNQDGYEIPLPEIHVPEDKDSDDEVRRRLEMYLRENKVADIGNGRMRIRSRGATTGAVSPKDVNQLFSPPSSLNSCPPEETTPVTKPPTNPLLNLSGENIKRLGSPFRIEGGFKRREGPSRFIKHASSLSDPFSSGGPPSYQNSAAFDPSPIQEQQKAASPLPYDPTEEGLSDAERIRRQILNMPFTRR is encoded by the coding sequence ATGGCTCAACGTCAGCTCTCGCGGACGCTGCCCAAGAACTTCACTTTCCCCTCTATGCTCAACGACGAGCCGAGGACCCCCGAACGCCTTTCTTCTACCGATATCGATGtcccaccgcctccacgcCCCTCTAGCTCTAGTTGCCGGCTGCCGCGGGTCCGAGTTCGCTCGGGCACCGACGTGTGCGCCCGCATGGACTTGGATCTCTCCCGGCTCCAGGGCTTGTCGGATGTTCCTTTGCCTTCCATTGAAATCCCCCAGTCAGGCGCTGAATTGGAGGCGCCCTTTTCTGATGACTCTGTGACTGACGATAGGCGCTTCCTTGCGCCGCCCCGCCCGCGCATGCTGTTCAAGACACCCCCCGCGCAGATCCGGGGGACGCCTTTTGAGTCCTGCGACACGGGACACCCGTGGCCCTCGTGGGATCAGACCCCGGCTAGTACGTTTCCGCGCCCTGGTTCGGCGTGCTCCAACATGTCAGACTCGTCCATCGAATCCATTGAAACATTTGCGTCGCGCCCCTCGGTCGGAGGAAGCTGCACGAGCGCCGAGAGCGACATCTTCGAGAACTTCCCTTGGGAGGTGGCCAAGGAACCCGAGATGGAGTCTCCGACTCAGCCTAAGAAGCAACTCCAACAGCGCCCAAGCAAGAGCGACAAATGTTGGTCTCGAGACATGGACAATCACCTGTGGAACACCTATCAGCTCTACCTCCAGGACCCCACTATCACTCCCTTCAAGATGACCCCCGGCAGCATTCCGCCGCTGGGCATCACCCACCGGGTTGCTCGTCGTGCCAAGAGAAcctgggagaagaaacgACACCGCATTACCGAATCGCGGCCCAGCAGGTCGGCCGACCGCAGCGGCAGCTCCACCCCCAAGGGGGCTCAAAACGGGGTCAAGTCGATGTGGCCCAAATCTGATACCACGACCCGCAGACGCCTCAAGCAGTTATGTCGTCGCAAGTTTTCCATCTCCCCGCATTATCAGCGTATGATGCAGTCGCGCAGCCCCGAGCCTGTTGCGCAGTCATTCATTGCTCCCGCGGAATCCAACATCCATGACTTTGCCGACGGTGGCTGCATGCCATACGGCACTCGTGATCTTGGTGTTTCTTTGGTTGCTCCTTACGAGCCCACTCCCTTATCTCGTCTGGCTGAGGAGACTGTTGCGCCAGAGGAGCCAAAGGAGGAATCATTCAACAATCCAGTGTTCAATATTGTCGAGTGCGATGCCAACGAAATTTCCACCCAGAATCTTCACGTCGAACGCGCGTCCACTATCCCGCGCCTGGGATCTCCCTTTGCTTACAGCACTTGGGGTCCCTCGACTTTGAAAAACCAGGAGCACGCGCTTGCTGCCTCCGCGCGTCGCGAAACTATCCATCTGCCTCGCCATCGCTCGCGACCAAACGCCCACAGTGGACAGAAGGTTCTCAACCAAGATGGCTACGAGATTCCTCTCCCGGAAATCCACGTTCCGGAGGATAAGGATTCTGATGACGAAGTCCGGCGCCGCCTGGAGATGTACCTGCGCGAGAACAAGGTTGCAGATATCGGCAACGGCCGCATGCGCATCCGCAGCCGCGGGGCCACTACCGGCGCTGTCAGCCCCAAGGATGTCAATCagcttttctctcctccctcgTCGCTCAACTCCTGCCCGCCCGAAGAGACCACTCCTGTGACGAAGCCGCCCACCAACCCCTTGCTAAATCTCAGCGGGGAGAATATCAAACGGCTGGGCTCGCCCTTCCGCATTGAAGGTGGATTCAAGCGTCGTGAAGGCCCGAGTCGATTCATTAAACATGCATCCTCGCTCTCCGACCCCTTCTCAAGCGGCGGTCCCCCCTCCTACCAGAACTCCGCCGCCTTTGACCCGTCCCCAATTCAGGAACAGCAGAAGGCTGCGAGCCCACTGCCGTACGACCCCACCGAGGAGGGTCTTTCTGACGCGGAGCGAATCCGCCGGCAGATCCTGAACATGCCTTTTACGCGCAGATag
- a CDS encoding uncharacterized protein (ID:PFLUO_009277-T1.cds;~source:funannotate), translating to MDDSEIAADSYTSSNEDYDSSDDWQSETTSIGSNLYEGFLENGRRYASLRGSQYFSPSDEQQFETYEVGHLACLLMSDKRPNPLYYAPVEAPRNILDIGTGRGSWAIDVADIFPNAVVSGVDLYPPPVSWVPPNCFLEVDDVLEEWTWRQKFDLIHIRHGIGAFSPSEWDGLYKQSYDNLEPGGWFEQLEMNICCECDDGSIPPDNILFTWGPRFFAAGEKLGKPLDVTKTMRASIEAAGFIDVHEKNAKWPIGPWPKMKVLKEAGIVNLQHWLAGMEGYSMYLLTRFGDPAPWTREEVLVYVAAMRQALTNPRFHAYQYAKRIWARKPFPGEVDASPPEREAPVTKGGGDRDRGKEKGSSGGE from the coding sequence ATGGACGACAGTGAGATCGCCGCAGATTCATACACCTCCTCAAACGAAGACTACGACTCCTCCGACGACTGGCAATCAGAAACAACCTCCATCGGCTCGAATCTCTATGAAGGGTTTCTAGAAAATGGCAGACGATACGCCAGCCTACGGGGATCTCAATATTTCAGCCCCTCGGACGAGCAACAGTTCGAGACCTACGAAGTGGGACACCTGGCCTGTCTCTTGATGAGCGACAAGCGGCCCAACCCGCTCTACTACGCGCCGGTGGAGGCGCCCCGGAATATCCTCGATATCGGGACAGGGAGGGGCTCCTGGGCAATCGACGTGGCCGATATCTTCCCCAACGCCGTCGTCTCCGGCGTCGACCTCTACCCGCCGCCGGTGAGCTGGGTGCCGCCCAACTGCTTTCTGGAAGTGGACGACGTGCTAGAGGAATGGACGTGGCGGCAGAAATTCGACCTCATCCATATCCGCCACGGCATCGGAGCCTTCAGTCCGTCCGAATGGGACGGGCTCTATAAGCAATCCTACGACAATCTCGAACCGGGCGGCTGGTTCGAACAGCTCGAAATGAACATCTGCTGCGAGTGCGACGACGGCTCTATCCCCCCGGATaacatcctcttcacctGGGGCCCGCGATTCTTCGCCGCGGGCGAGAAGCTCGGCAAACCGCTGGATGTCACGAAAACGATGCGCGCATCGATCGAAGCCGCCGGCTTCATTGACGTGCACGAGAAGAACGCCAAGTGGCCCATCGGCccctggccgaagatgaaagTGCTCAAAGAGGCCGGCATCGTCAACCTCCAGCACTGGCTGGCCGGCATGGAGGGCTACTCCATGTACCTGCTCACCAGATTCGGAGATCCCGCCCCGTGGACCAGGGAGGAAGTCCTCGTCTATGTGGCGGCGATGCGGCAGGCCTTGACGAACCCGCGCTTCCACGCTTATCAGTACGCGAAGCGGATCTGGGCGAGGAAACCCTTTCCGGGAGAGGTGGATGCTTCCCCGCCGGAGAGAGAGGCTCCCGTGACCAAGGGCGGGGGGGACAGGGACCggggaaaggaaaaagggtCAAGCGGGGGGGAGTAA
- a CDS encoding uncharacterized protein (ID:PFLUO_009278-T1.cds;~source:funannotate) encodes MAASEDLIDFDIIEAQKENVQSLPGGRSARELARIFSAGSNGDKTAAPSPNDTRTLTDGIRQEYESELQAIGESDDPLDVYDRYVKWTLNAYPSAQATPESGLLPLLERATKSFLSSQHYRNDPRYLRLWLHYIRLFSDAPRETFAFLARHHIGEGLALFYEEFAGWLEGAGRWTQADEVYRLGMDCEARPVERLARKYDEFQQRYEQRPHDAGPSSPALPTVRPALAAKMDPFAPSDASDDPQASRPSPNMGGASKTKSGKPKMSIFSDADSPSADQPATSGQTKGWESIGSIKERKKENEMEAKPWVGETLKAGKKSGPAQKMAIFRDESKSNLPTQDPLQQQQQPKQVPEHHVREAVNPRTGRRERVFVDLESVYPDPSNPANEVSFEELRALKRGWVNKKWSSQKGPLQQISGNAGGVDVQSGKPKPSPVDEELVVRDDRHSQSHDQEGPHESKSGKSRKLKVKEVKGETQTVKMKFDSPTGSKVRRKSTAEPTMTIHTRAATDEIYSIFNQPLKAEADDGADSFCGSDYEDDDCTSTADSTGTGRISVASSDFGDEETQTFHKSFDETDFADNTRAESVAGSDWSEFSASRDVPNVELETTSQSVYSEGAPSSSSHGTPERDRFVPEMPDDYHPPCGLYRDPVIMAQNRLPFMTPIVEQTESSIPSMTGARSIASSTKTPSKPKMPQMGDLLLSSPLGAATPYHGDHTVSSAVDVPFSPTALKAKSRRREVIIKDRQCNPTDKGIRNTILNSLETPLDMYMGYHAHVGDSNYASMIQKFVKTNSRKSKGEDENFDTPILEFPGAERSYLIRRELGAGAYAPVYLAESVDSLESYESGSDITDTKDRDFQPRKANPHDSARDAFEAVKIENGPSSAWEFYMIRMAHERLRQSPGLSRAADSIVRAHELHVHQRESFLVEDYRGQGTLLDLVNLVRSEPITSNHNAESGLEEALAMFFSIELFRTVEALHASGILHGDLKADNCLVRLDEPNPNNSPAKALFLLDLNADEQPPDPSDSIHYSPIGSYGWRNKGLALIDFGRSIDMHAFSPAVQFIADWETSSHECNEIREMRPWTHQIDLYGLAGTIHVLLFGKYLESTPVRPSSGPADAEANPSTARTYRIRESLKRYWDRDLWADVFDLLLNPGSERWTRMELEGGAMPSSSPSTPVLPVLHSMRHVRQKMEEWLVANAEKKGLASQLRKIEALLAERKKKLER; translated from the exons ATGGCAGCCTCCGAAGACCTGATTGACTTTGACATCATTGAAGCACAGAAGGAAAATGTTCAATCACTCCCAGGCGGCCGATCAGCAAGAGAGCTCGCGCGAATCTTCTCAGCGGGCAGCAACGGCGACAAGACAgcagcaccatcaccaaACGACACGAGAACCCTGACCGACGGCATTCGCCAGGAATATGAGAGCGAGCTACAGGCAATAGGGGAGTCCGATGATCCTCTTGATGTGTATGACCGCTACGTGAAATGGACCCTGAACGCGTACCCATCAGCACAAGCCACGCCCGAGTCTGGTCTCCTACCATTACTCGAGCGCGCGACAAAATCTTTTTTATCTTCGCAGCACTACAGGAATGATCCTCGATATCTGCGCTTATGGCTCCATTACATCAGGCTTTTCTCGGATGCTCCGCGGGAAACGTTCGCGTTCCTCGCGCGCCACCATATCGGTGAGGGACTAGCTCTCTTCTACGAGGAGTTTGCCGGGTGGCTCGAGGGCGCTGGGCGCTGGACCCAGGCCGATGAAGTATACCGGCTCGGTATGGATTGCGAGGCACGGCCTGTCGAGCGGCTCGCGCGAAAATACGATGAATTCCAACAACGATACGAGCAACGACCACATGACGCCGGTCCTTCCTCACCTGCATTGCCAACCGTCCGTCCCGCGCTGGCCGCCAAGATGGATCCCTTTGCGCCCTCGGACGCTTCTGATGACCCCCAGGCCTCGCGGCCGTCTCCGAACATGGGCGGCGCCTCGAAGACCAAGTCCGGCAAACCGAAGATGTCAATCTTCTCCGACGCCGACTCCCCCTCGGCCGACCAACCCGCAACCAGTGGACAGACTAAGGGATGGGAGAGTATTGGATCAATCAAAGAacgcaagaaggagaacgAGATGGAGGCCAAACCCTGGGTCGGCGAGACATTGAAAGCTGGGAAAAAATCCGGCCCGGCACAGAAAATGGCCATTTTCAGGGACGAG TCAAAATCAAATCTTCCTACCCAAGATCCATtgcaacaacaacaacaacccaAGCAAGTACCGGAGCATCACGTAAGGGAAGCGGTCAACCCACGAACTGGCCGACGTGAACGGgtcttcgtcgacctcgaatCCGTATACCCCGACCCAAGCAACCCAGCGAATGAGGTCAGCTTTGAGGAACTGAGGGCTCTCAAGCGCGGGTGGGTGAACAAGAAGTGGAGTTCACAGAAGGGGCCGCTACAACAGATATCAGGCAACGCTGGTGGCGTTGATGTCCAGTCCGGAAAGCCCAAACCATCTCCTGTCGACGAGGAATTAGTGGTGCGGGACGACCGGCATTCCCAATCACACGACCAGGAAGGGCCCCATGAGAGCAAGTCAGGAAAATCCAGAAAATTGAAAGTCAAGGAAGTCAAGGGAGAGACACAGACGG TCAAAATGAAGTTCGACTCTCCCACAGGCTCGAAAGTACGGCGGAAGAGCACCGCGGAACCAACAATGACCATCCATACTCGCGCTGCTACAGATGAAATCTATAGCATCTTCAACCAACCATTGAAGGCCGAAGCGGACGATGGAGCTGATAGCTTTTGCGGTAGTGACTATGAAGACGATGACTGCACAAGCACTGCAGATAGTACAGGGACCGGACGCATCTCAGTAGCCTCGAGCGACTTTGGTGACGAGGAGACGCAAACCTTCCACAAGTCCTTCGATGAGACCGACTTTGCCGACAACACAAGGGCTGAGAGCGTTGCAGGCAGCGATTGGTCCGAGTTCAGTGCGAGTCGAGATGTCCCGAACGTCGAGCTTGAGACGACTTCTCAATCCGTTTACAGTGAGGGTGCGCCGAGCAGTTCTTCTCATGGAACACCTGAGAGGGACCGGTTTGTCCCGGAAATGCCTGACGATTACCACCCGCCTTGTGGTCTATACCGGGATCCGGTCATCATGGCGCAAAACCGACTGCCTTTCATGACTCCTATTGTGGAACAGACCGagtcctccatcccctcgATGACAGGTGCTCGGAGCATTGCCTCCAGTACGAAGACTCCCTCCAAGCCAAAAATGCCTCAGATGGGtgatctccttctctcaaGTCCACTGGGGGCTGCAACGCCTTATCATGGAGACCACACTGTCTCTTCTGCGGTGGATGTCCCTTTCAGCCCAACGGCACTCAAGGCAAAGTCACGTCGGCGGGAAGTCATCATCAAGGACCGGCAATGCAATCCGACGGACAAAGGAATTCGCAATACGATTCTTAATTCTTTGGAAACACCGCTAGACATGTACATGGGCTACCACGCTCATGTTGGTGACAGCAACTATGCGTCTATGATCCAGAAATTTGTCAAGACTAATAGCAGAAAGTCCAAAGGCGAGGATGAAAACTTTGACACGCCAATTCTGGAATTCCCCGGAGCTGAGCGCAGCTACCTTATCCGTCGCGAGCTCGGAGCCGGCGCCTATGCCCCAGTCTATCTCGCAGAGAGCGTCGACAGTCTAGAGTCTTATGAATCCGGGTCCGATATCACAGACACCAAAGACCGTGATTTCCAACCCCGCAAAGCAAACCCGCACGATAGCGCGCGAGATGCATTCGAGGCCGTGAAAATCGAGAACGGACCGTCCAGCGCATGGGAGTTCTACATGATCCGAATGGCACATGAGCGTCTACGACAGTCGCCAGGTCTCTCACGCGCAGCAGACAGTATCGTGCGTGCCCATGAGTTGCATGTTCACCAGCGGGAAAGCTTCCTTGTAGAAGACTACCGCGGCCAAGGCACTTTGCTGGACCTGGTAAATCTTGTCCGCAGCGAGCCCATCACCTCCAACCACAATGCGGAAAGCGGGCTCGAGGAGGCCCTagccatgttcttctccatcgagCTCTTCCGCACTGTCGAAGCACTACACGCCAGCGGAATCCTCCACGGCGACCTGAAAGCGGACAACTGCCTCGTCCGTCTGGACGAGCCCAACCCCAACAACTCCCCCGCCAAAgcactcttcctcctcgacctcaacGCCGACGAACAGCCCCCCGATCCCAGCGACAGCATCCACTACTCGCCCATTGGGTCATACGGCTGGCGAAACAAGGGCCTGGCTCTTATCGACTTCGGCCGCAGCATCGACATGCACGCCTTCTCCCCAGCGGTCCAATTCATCGCCGACTGGGAAACAAGCTCACACGAGTGCAACGAGATCCGCGAGATGCGTCCCTGGACCCACCAGATTGATCTTTACGGTCTCGCCGGCACAATCCACGTCCTGTTATTCGGCAAGTATCTCGAGTCGACGCCCGTGCGGCCCAGCTCCGGTCCCGCGGACGCGGAAGCAAACCCCTCCACGGCTCGCACGTACCGCATCCGCGAATCTCTCAAGCGCTACTGGGACCGCGATCTGTGGGCTGATGTTTTCGATCTGCTTTTGAATCCTGGTTCGGAGCGCTGGACGCGCATGGAGCTTGAGGGTGGCGCAAtgccatcttcttcgccttcgaCGCCTGTCCTGCCGGTACTCCATTCTATGCGGCATGTCCGCCAGAAAATGGAGGAGTGGCTCGTCGCAAacgcggagaagaaaggtcTTGCGAGCCAACTGCGCAAGATCGAAGCTCTTCTTGCtgagcggaagaagaaacttGAGCGGTGA